The DNA window CAAGCGGATATTCAATGTAAATTTGATCCCACATTTTTGTGTTATCGATCTGAAACCGTTCACGTGCCGTCAATCGTATTCTATTTTTATGGTTCAATTAAAGGGATTCCTCATCCTAATCCTAAATATGTGTCTGAATGGAAGTGGGTCACACTAAAAGAACTTCTCAATATGCAATTAGCATTTAACCAACAAGAAGTAATTAATAGCTTCTTCACTAAGAAACCTTTATAAAAAGCCGCCTAATTTAGAAGAATACCAGTGAATTGGCAAAGCCAATGAGGTAAGATTTTTCTTGCCTAAATCTGTCTTAATTAAAAATAAACTAACCGAGGTCGAATACACTATGTCCAATGAAGCAAAAGTTTTAGAAGCAGTAGAAGTTGCTCGCACATCCGGAAAAATCCGTAAAGGAGCAAATGAAGTTACCAAAGCCATCGAAAAAGGAGAAGCAAAATTAGTTGTCTTCGCTGCCGATGTAAATCCAAAAGAAGTAGTTATGCATCTTCCTCTTTTGTGCAAAGACAAAAAAATTCTTTGCGTTCAAGTTGCAAAAAAAGAAGATCTTGGTGCAGCAGCCGGTCTTGCAGTTGGAACTGCTGCAGTTGCTATTGTTAAAGAAGGAGAGGCAAAAGCAGCTATTGAAGCTATTGCTCGTGGATAGGTGAGAGTACATGGCAGCACCACAAAAAAAACCAGCCGCAGCGGTTGGTGGCGAACAACAAGCAGCTGAACAAAAAAGTGAAGGTGACGTTCGTTTTACAGATGGTATTCCCTCTGAAGTAAAAGAGATCGTTTGCCGAGCAGGAAGTCGTGGCGAGCTTACGCAAGTCATGTGTCAAATTTTAGACGGTCGTGATAAAAACAAAGCAATCCGTCGTAACGTCAAAGGTCCTGTCCAAGTAGGTGATATCCTCATGCTACTTGAAACAGAGATTGAAGCGCAACGTCTTGGCGGTGGCCGACGTGGCGGTAATAGCGGCAGTGGCCGTAAATAAACCAAGGTGATTTACTATGCCTAAATGCGTATTTTCCGGAGATGAAATTAAACCAGGTACAGGCATTATGTATGTCTTTGCCGACGGTCGAATCGTCTATTTCAAAGATTCAAAAGCAAAAAAGAATTATTTAA is part of the Candidatus Woesearchaeota archaeon genome and encodes:
- a CDS encoding NUDIX hydrolase codes for the protein MPQPLLVTVAIITQDVSETPENALSTSKNMSEEKYLLIRRGREPFKGMWAFIGGCGAFERTLDPSEAVTQEVQADIQCKFDPTFLCYRSETVHVPSIVFYFYGSIKGIPHPNPKYVSEWKWVTLKELLNMQLAFNQQEVINSFFTKKPL
- a CDS encoding 50S ribosomal protein L7ae; protein product: MSNEAKVLEAVEVARTSGKIRKGANEVTKAIEKGEAKLVVFAADVNPKEVVMHLPLLCKDKKILCVQVAKKEDLGAAAGLAVGTAAVAIVKEGEAKAAIEAIARG
- a CDS encoding 30S ribosomal protein S28e; the protein is MAAPQKKPAAAVGGEQQAAEQKSEGDVRFTDGIPSEVKEIVCRAGSRGELTQVMCQILDGRDKNKAIRRNVKGPVQVGDILMLLETEIEAQRLGGGRRGGNSGSGRK
- a CDS encoding 50S ribosomal protein L24e; protein product: MPKCVFSGDEIKPGTGIMYVFADGRIVYFKDSKAKKNYLKLGRLPRTTRWTKSFHAEKKKVAQASATKAAAVKGEQ